The genomic segment GATGAAGACCGCACCTCTTCTTCAATGGACATCACCCGCATAGCATGCTCTGCCGCACGCCGGTAATTGAGAAGATAGTCACCCCTGCCTGCAGCAAGCTGACGAAAAGCATGGATATGATCCGATGCCTCCATCAGCTCCACACCATTATCAGGATCCTTAAGCTCATTAATCAAACCGCCATAGCTGTAGCCCCTGATCACAATGACTCTATTACCGTAAAGATCTTCTTTTTTTGCCGGAAGTTTTTTCTCACCAAAGGCATAAACACTCATATCAATGTTTGTTATATTTTTTTTACTGTAGAGAACCCTGCCTTCCAGTTCGGGAACATTTTTTACCCCGAGAAAAACATGACACCGCCCTTGGGCAATATTCCAGTAAAGCCTCCTAGGTGGATAAACGACCATATCATAGGTGTATCCAGCATGATCCAGTATGCTGGTCAAAAATTCCATCAGAATACCGCCTGGCTTTCCATCCGGCCCCACTTCATACAGGGGTGGCAGATCAAGAATACCCACATGAAGTTTTTCCGGGCCTTCTGCCCCGGCAGGCCTCATAAGAATCAATAATAAAAAACAAAGGAATATTTTTTTCAGCATATGATATCCGATCTTAAAAAAACTTCTGCCCCAAAGGCCTTGCTGCAGGTCTTTTCTCTTTTACTACCACCCTACACTTTAAAAAGACTGGTTTTCACCTGAATGCTATATTAGACTTGCCCCGTCTTTCTTCGGACAGACTCAAAAGAAAATGCATTCCCATATTGAACAATAGTTTTAGAAAATTATTTTTCTTCTAACCTACACAAGCGGTCTTAACATTGTCAACATATAAGCCAGCAAATAATAACTCTACAGAAAAAAGACTGAACCGCATACACAGGGCCTCTTCAGAAACCCTTATTGCGGATCGTATGACAATTCGTAAAAAAATTCGAAGTTTCCGTCATGACATTAAAAAAATACCAGAGGAAAAACAGGAGCAGAACCTCATCTTCCTTGAAAAAAAACTAACTGAAGCAAAAGAACGTTTTTATGAACGCAAAAAGAAGCTCCCCCGGACCTCCTTTGACACAAACCTCCCCATAACCGCCCATAAAGACGCCATAATCAAGGCCATCCAGGATAATTCCGTTGTCATTATTGCCGGAGAAACGGGTTCCGGCAAGACAACCCAGCTCCCCAAACTCTGCCTTGAAGCAGGCAGAGGCCAATATGGACGCATCGGCTGCACCCAGCCCCGCCGTATTGCCGCCTTAAGTGTGGCCGAGCGCATAGCAGAGGAGCTGCACACAACTCTGGGACAGGCCGTTGGCTGTAAAGTCCGTTTCCGTGATCAGACCGGACAAGATACCATCATCAAGCTCATGACCGATGGCATGCTTTTATCAGAAACCCTGTCGGACCCTTTTTTGAATCAGTACGACACCCTGATCATCGATGAAGCCCATGAACGCAGTCTGAATATCGATTTTCTTCTGGGTTTTCTCATTCGTATTACCCAGAAAAGAAAAGACCTGAAAGTCATCATCACATCCGCCACCATTGATACGGAAAAATTTTCCACAGCCTTCGCAGGTGCCCCGATTCTTACCGTATCCGGCCGCATGTACCCCGTTGAGGTCCGCTATCAGCCCCAGCCCGAAGAAGAGGAAAAAGACAGCCCTTCCCTTGCGGAACAGGTGGCAAGGGCCATAGATGAGCTTGTGACGGAAGGCCCATTCGGAGATATCCTTGTCTTTCTGCCAACAGAATACGATATACGGGAAGCATGTGATCTACTCAGCGGACGAAATTATAAGGGGGCTGTCATCCTTCCGCTCTATGCCCGCCTTACAGGTACGCAGCAGCGCAGGGTCTTTCAACCAGCTGACGGCAGAAAAATAGTCGTTGCCACCAACGTTGCTGAAACCTCCCTTACCATACCCGGGATTCGCTACGTGGTGGATACGGGTGTGGCCAGAGTTCCTCGATACATACCAGGTATACGAAGCACAAGCCTTCCCATTGTACCCATCTCAAAATCCAGTGCAGATCAGAGAAAAGGACGTTGCGGCCGTGTTGCCAACGGGATATGTATCCGCCTTTACTCCGAAGAGTCCTATGAAGCCAGAGAACGTTTTACCACCCCTGAAATCCTAAGGGCCAACCTTGCCGATGTTCTTTTGAAAATGACAGCCCTGCGTCTGGGAGACATACGGGACTTCCCCTTTGTGGACAGACCCGCAGACAGATTGATTAAGGATGGTTACGATATTCTGCAGGAACTCGGTGCCATCTGCCCAGTAAAATCCCAGAAAAAAGAAACATCAGGCTTTGAGCTGACGTCTGTGGGAAAACGAATGGCATCCATCCCTCTGGATCCAAGAATTGCCCGAATGCTTGTGTCAGCAGAAGAACTCGGATGCGTCGAAGACGTAGCGGTTATCGCCGCTGGCATAACGGCCGTAGACCCAAGGGAAAGACCAGAAGACAAAAAGCAGCAGGCACTACAGGCCCAGAAAAATTTTGTCGATCCTCTATCCGATTTTATCACGCTGCTAAATATCTGGAAAAAATTTATCGAAGAAAGCCGGGGCAGTCTTGGTATCGCCCCTTTGAAAAAATTTACGGAACGATATTTTCTGTCTTTTAAGCGCATGCGTGAATGGCGGGATTTATCCCTTCAGATTATTGAAATGCTGGAAGAGACAGATATCAAAGCCGAAATAACACAGCAGCCTGAAGCAAGCCCTGATGCTTCAGGCCCCTTCAGCCCCAGATACGAAGCCATTCATAAGGCCATCCTGACCGGACATTTATCCAATATTGCCCGCAGAAAAGACAAAAACATCCTGCTGGCTTCCAGAAACCGGGAAGTGATGATTTTCCCTGGTTCCGGACTCTTCAATAAAAATCCTGACTGGATTGTTTCTGCTGAAATGGTCGAAACATCAAGACTTTTTGCCCGATGCCTTGCTTCCATAGATCCATTATGGGTGGTGGGAGCAGGTGGCAGCCTGATAAGTGAAAGCCTCTATGCCCCCCACTGGGAAAAAAACAAAGGCAGGGTCATGGCCTTTCGCAGACGCAGCCTTTACGGTCTCATCCTGACGGACAGGGAGTCAGTGCCCTTTGGCACAGAAGACCCTGAAACTGCAACACGGATTTTTATCCAGAGCGCTCTGGTTCAGGGAGAGCTGAAACAGCTCCCACCCTTTCTTATCCACAACCAAAAAACACTAGAAGAAGTGCTTGCAAAGGAAGACCGTCTGCGTCGCAGGGATCTTTTTGCCGGAGAAAATGCGATCTTTGATTTTTACGCGTCCAGAATTACAGGCATCTTTGATATCAGAACCCTTTTAAATGAGATAAGAAAAAAAGGAGATGACAGT from the Desulfobotulus mexicanus genome contains:
- a CDS encoding substrate-binding periplasmic protein; the protein is MLKKIFLCFLLLILMRPAGAEGPEKLHVGILDLPPLYEVGPDGKPGGILMEFLTSILDHAGYTYDMVVYPPRRLYWNIAQGRCHVFLGVKNVPELEGRVLYSKKNITNIDMSVYAFGEKKLPAKKEDLYGNRVIVIRGYSYGGLINELKDPDNGVELMEASDHIHAFRQLAAGRGDYLLNYRRAAEHAMRVMSIEEEVRSSSLELIGVFLKVSKQVKDAEILMQKLEEAWNFLESEKVIPDFIH
- the hrpA gene encoding ATP-dependent RNA helicase HrpA; this encodes MSTYKPANNNSTEKRLNRIHRASSETLIADRMTIRKKIRSFRHDIKKIPEEKQEQNLIFLEKKLTEAKERFYERKKKLPRTSFDTNLPITAHKDAIIKAIQDNSVVIIAGETGSGKTTQLPKLCLEAGRGQYGRIGCTQPRRIAALSVAERIAEELHTTLGQAVGCKVRFRDQTGQDTIIKLMTDGMLLSETLSDPFLNQYDTLIIDEAHERSLNIDFLLGFLIRITQKRKDLKVIITSATIDTEKFSTAFAGAPILTVSGRMYPVEVRYQPQPEEEEKDSPSLAEQVARAIDELVTEGPFGDILVFLPTEYDIREACDLLSGRNYKGAVILPLYARLTGTQQRRVFQPADGRKIVVATNVAETSLTIPGIRYVVDTGVARVPRYIPGIRSTSLPIVPISKSSADQRKGRCGRVANGICIRLYSEESYEARERFTTPEILRANLADVLLKMTALRLGDIRDFPFVDRPADRLIKDGYDILQELGAICPVKSQKKETSGFELTSVGKRMASIPLDPRIARMLVSAEELGCVEDVAVIAAGITAVDPRERPEDKKQQALQAQKNFVDPLSDFITLLNIWKKFIEESRGSLGIAPLKKFTERYFLSFKRMREWRDLSLQIIEMLEETDIKAEITQQPEASPDASGPFSPRYEAIHKAILTGHLSNIARRKDKNILLASRNREVMIFPGSGLFNKNPDWIVSAEMVETSRLFARCLASIDPLWVVGAGGSLISESLYAPHWEKNKGRVMAFRRRSLYGLILTDRESVPFGTEDPETATRIFIQSALVQGELKQLPPFLIHNQKTLEEVLAKEDRLRRRDLFAGENAIFDFYASRITGIFDIRTLLNEIRKKGDDSYLRMEEKDLLFGDTDTKILALFPEKVSLGKKELFPCTYSFNPGEDSDGISVRIPLDLSAEINPHETEWLIPGLFCEKIEVMLKGLPKIIRKRLVPLPDTAKDIAKELKPDGKPLAMALSRFLYQRYNVDVAPARFNEIDLPDHLRMRLCLTDSSGKILSVSRDPSVLRENIQNTRKNKKLEIFREKWEKNPVTIRELDGMPERLSLDPENPDSDLVFTAFSITENGVGRSLFTSRSEARYHHETAMAQLLEKELKSEIAHLKKHLTLPADTREILLHFSGKEAFEQNLKEAVCAPMTRLDIRSEKAFLDALSKAKENLIPEGKNLIKAVLPVLYAAQEVRDIFYSFRKKGGAKTISFLEEMDKEMQRLIPENFVKLYSSERIMHFPRYLKAMVIRIQRASEDFSKDARKQTEIKPYENALKEILSELSPHVSEEKKNEVENLFWMIEEFKVSVFAQEVGALGPISAKRLKEQIRRIQNLV